The nucleotide sequence CACGGTGTTGGTCGCGGCCGAGACGGTGGTGGTGACCCGGGATGCCTTCAGGTAGACCTGCAATTGCTTGGTGACATCGCTGGCCGCGTCCCGTTTGGCGATGGTCGACAGATCGCTGACATCGACCTGGGCGCCCGTGATCATGTAACCGTCGAATTTGAAGGTAAGAATCCCATCGATCATGGTGGTGGTGGCCCCGGCACCGGCCTGGCGAGTGAAGGTCTTGGCGGCGGCGTCATGCGCATAGGTGATGGCAACGCCGTTGACCGTCAGGGTGACACTGTTGGCCGAGTTCCACGTCAGCTCCGATGCTTGCCGCGTGTCCTGGGCAAAATACTCCAGCCCCACGCGGGCTTCGCTTTCCATCTCGGCATAGTTGCTGATGTTGGCGCCACTGCGGCCCAGAAACAAAAACGTGGTCATGACCCCCGTCATCACGAAGGCCGCAATCGTGGCCCCGACCATGACTTCGACGAGTGAGATACCCCGCTGGCGGTTACGATCGGGCGAGCGTGTAATAGTAATCATAAAGTCCATCTTTCGCGTAATAGGTGCGGAATTGGCGGGATAGGGAGCGACCGTCCACCGCGGTCCATGTGACCTGCAGGATGATTTCCTTCATTTCGCCGACCTTGCCGGCGACGTCGCTGACCGTGCGATTGAGGGTGAAGCGAGCAGCAAGCGCGGCGTCATCCGAGAAAACACTGGAAAGATCCACCGTGCTGGTGCCGGTGAGCGAGGCGATGTCGGCCCAATCCATCAGCCGGAGTCGCTCCATTTCGCTCTGCAACACTTGGGACGAGAGCGTAATGTTACGGGCAACGTCCAAGGTTTTGAAGCCCCGCACCATGGTGTAGATCGAGGTGGAGAGCCCGAATGCCATCACAAAGGTCGCCATGGTGACCTCCATGATTGTGAAACCGCGGCGTCGTTTCCGACCGCGCGGCAAGGACCGGACTGATGGCGCTGCATTCATCGCCGTCAGCATACCGCCGATGAAACGCGAAGAGTTAGAGGAAGACGGACGTTTTTATTGCCCTACGCCAATAGGCCGTAACGGGCCTATACCTAGGTCCAATCAGCGCCGCGCTCTTTTTGGTTCTGCGACTGAATGAAAACCGCGGCGGCTTGGGAGCGCCTTCTGACCTGCAATTTATCGAAGACGCTGCCGAGGTAGTTCTTAACGGTGTTATCGCTGAGGCTGAGCTCGTCGCCGATTTGTTTGTTGGTTTTGCCTTCCGCCACGCGCGCCAGCACCCGAAACTCCTGGGCGGACAAATCTTTCAAGCTGGTGTCGCCGGCCCGGGGCTCTTCGCCGCGCAGCCGTTGCATGACTCCGGCCGTGATGTCGGGGGAGAGAATTGATTTACCGCTCAGCACGCAGTGGATCGCGTTCATCAAGCCCGCCGGGTCGATCTCCTTCATGAGGTAACCGGTGACGCCGCTGGTGATCGCCTCGTAAACGAATCCGTCGTTGGAAAAGGACGTCAGCACGATAACTCGCGTGCTGGGCAAAGACTTGAGAATGGTGCGGCAGGCGGAAAACCCGGTTCCGTCCGGCAGCCGAATATCCAGCAGGATCAAGTCCGGTTTCAGGAGCAGGGCTTGTTCGATGGCCTCGGCGACAGAACCGGCCTCGCCGCAAACTTCCAGGCGGTCCTCGGAGTTGTGCGTTTGAATCACGGAGCGAATCCCTTCCCGGACCAACACGCTGTCATCCACGATGAGGATGCGTGAATTGCGCGGCGGGGATTCGATGAGACTCATATTGGCTGGTGGTGTGGTGGCGACGACTCGAACGGACCAGTTAAGGCACGAGGCCTGTGGCTGGAAAGGGTTGATTTGGGTTTGTCATGCAAACATTACAACGCTTCGCAGGCAGTCGAACATGGTTTCTCCGGACCGAGACGTTCCAACGCGGGACACGACCGGGACCAATTCGCCCTTGACTCGACTGCGGTGGTTTGAGTTTTTCGACCTCTTACAACTTTCACAATCATCATGGCAAACACCACGTCCGCACTCAAAGCCGCTCGCCAGACCGAGCGCAACACCGCCCGCAACAAAGCGGTAAAGACCCGTCTGAAGACTCTCCGCAAGAAGCTCAACACCGCTGTCGAAGCCGGTGACAAGGATGCGGTCAAAACGGCGGGCTCCGCCTTGGCCTCCGCCATGGATCGCGCCACCAAGTCCGGCGTCGTGCATCGCAACGCTTCCGCCCGGACCAAGTCCCACGTGGCCAAGATCCTCGCCAAGTAAGCGAGTTTCTTCGTTCTCCGTTTTTTAAAAACCCCGCGCAGCTTCGGCTTTGCGGGGTTTTTGTTTTGGCGTGGTGGGCCGAGACCGGTAGCTGATGAGTTCCTTGCCCGACTCTGCTACCGCTTCTCCTGCTTTGACTGTGTTGCCGTGGGATCAACCCGTGCCGCGCACCGTGGCGAAATGGTTGGCCGAGGAAGTGGCGTGGCGTGGCGACGAGCCGTTGGATTTGGGCGATTGGGTGGTGGTCGTGCCCAGCCGGGGAGCGGGGCGTCGTTTGCGTGAAGCGTTGGCCGTGCTCGCCGCCGCAAGCGGTCAGGCGGTTTTTCCCCCACGGGTGATGATGCCCGAGGCGTTGCCGGCGACCTTGGCCGCGCTGCCAGCGATCGCCAGTCGCAGCGAAGCGCAGATGGCCTGGGTGCGAGTATTGCTGGAGGCGCGGTTGTCGGAATATCGGGCAGTGATTCCGTTGGACCCGCCTCGCCGGGATTTTAACTGGGCCCACGCGCTGGCGACACGGTTGCAGCGCGTGCAGGGCGAGTTGGGGGAGGAGGGCCTGCGCATGGTCGATGTCGCGGCCACGCCCGACTTTCCCGAGACGGTGCGGTGGCAGCAACTCGCCCGCCTCGAGGGCGCTTTCGACGACGTATTGGCCGGAGCGGGACTTACCGCGCGCGCTGCGGCAGAACGCCGGGCGCTGAGCGCGGTGACGCTGCCACCGGGGTGTCGTCGTGCGGCCGTGCTGGCCGCCCCCGATTTGTTGGCGGTGGCTCGCCGCTACTTGGAAGCGTTGGCGATGCACGTGCGCGTGGATGTGGTGGTGGTGGGTGAGCCCGATGAAGATGGGGCGGCTCGATTTGATGCGTGGGGGCGTCCGCGCACGGACCATTGGTCGCCACGTCCCTTTGCCCTGCCCGCGTTTGATCAACAAGTGCGGTTGGAACCCGACCCGAGCGCGCAGGCGCAACGCATCGCGACCATTGCCGCGCAGGCCCCCGAGCCGGACGAATGGTTGACGGTGACACTGGCGGACCCGGCGGTGGCGGCACCGTTGCAAAACGAGCTCACCAACGCCGGATTGCCATGCTTTAATCCGGAGGGGGAACCGTGGGCGCGCGGGCCGTTGTATGGATTGCTCGGCGGGTGGGCGGAGTTGCTGGCGGAACCGTCGGTGCGGGCGGTCGGGCACCTGTTGCATCAACCTGATTTGTTGAAGTATTGGTCGGCGTCCCCAGTCGACTTTTCGGCCGAAACCTTGCTCAAACAGTGGGACCGTTTACGGGGAGAGTTTTTACCGACCGATCTGGCGGCGGCGCAGCGGCAGGCGGCGCGATTTCCGATGTTGGCGCGGGCGCTGGCGGATTTGGACCGTTGGCGGCAACGCCTGCTCCGGGAACCTTTTGGCGAGTCGGCCATTGCGGTGCTGGGCGAGTTCTACGCGGGGCGCGCGATCGCGTCGGGCTCCGCTTTGGCCGATGCGGCCGAGCATTGGGTGGAAACGGTCCAGACGGTGGATCGCGCCGCGCGGTTGTATGACGCGCTGACTACGGCGGAGCGTTGGCAATGGGCTTTGCGCGTCTTTACAGAGGGAGCGCGATTTGGCCCCAAACCGGCCGGGGCCTTGGAGCTCGGAGGATGGTTGGAATTGCTCTGGAGCGACGCGCCGCGACTGGTGCTGGCGGGGGCCAACGACGGATGTTTACCCGACGCCGTTTCCGGTGACGCCTTTCTGCCGGAAGCACTGCGGGAGATGCTGGGGCTGCGCACCAACGCGGAGCGTCTTGCCCGCGATGCTTATCTGCTGGCGGCCGCCGTCGCGTCGCGGCCCGGACCGCGCGACGTGGAGATTTTGGTCGGCAAAACGACACGAGCCGGGGAGCCGCTGCGGCCTTCGTCGTTGCTGTTGCTCACGCGCGACGCCGATCTACCCGGTCGGGTGCGTCATCTGTTTCGGGCCGCTGCCTCGCGGGGGGCGAACCTGCCATGGCGGCGGGCGTGGCGGATGGACCCGCGGCAGGCCCCGCCCCCGGTGCGTGTATCCGTCACGGCGTTACGGGATTGGATGGCGTGTCCGTTTCGCTTTTATCTGAAGCACGTGCTGCGCATGGAGGCGCTGGACTTGGCCAAGGTGGAGCTCGACGCGCGTGACTTCGGCACACTGGTGCACGCGGCCCTGCAGGCGATGGGGGAGGACGAGGCGCTGCGCGACAGCGCGGACGAGGCGATCTTGAGCGCCGGTTTGTTGGCCAAGTTCGACGCGGAGGCGCAGGCCCGTTTTGGCGAAAATCGCAGTTTGCCGTTGGTCATCCAGTTGGAATCCGGGCGACAGCGGTTGCGCCGGGCGGCGGCTTTGCAGGCACAAATCCGGACCGACGGATGGCGCATCGAAGCGGTGGAACACGAATTCTCGATCCCGATCGGTCCGCTGCAGGTGCGCGGTAAAATCGATCGGATTGACCGCCACGACGACGGCCGGGTGCGGGTCATCGACTATAAGACATCCGATGCTCCCGCCGCGCCGCTGGATGCGCATTTGGGCCGGGTGCGGGAGGCCGATTTAGCGCGTCCGGAGTGGCTGCGTTGGGAGTGGGCCGGAAAGGAAAAGCGCTGGGTCGATCTGCAACTGCCGCTCTATTGTCGCGCCTTGGCGGCGGATTACGGCACCGAGCTGAGTTGTGCCTATTTCAACCTTTCCAAGGCGGTGGGGGAAACCGATCTGTCTTTCTGGCCGGAGGGCGACCCTGCGCTGCAGGCGGCGGCCGAGGCCTGCGCGGAGCATATCGCGGCGGCGATCGGTGCGGGTGAATTCTGGCCGCCGGTGGAGGAAATGGGGTGGGGGGACGAGGACTGGGCCACGTTGTTTCATCACGGGGTGGCCGCCAGTGTCGCCGATGGATGGATACAACAGGGAGGGGCGTCGTGAGCGATCTCGGTCACCTGATGATTCTGGCGTCGGCGGGCGCGGGGAAAACCTATGCGCTGACGACTCGTTTTGTGCGTTTGCTGGCGCTGGGGGCTCCGCCCGAGCGCATCGTGGCGCTGACTTTTACGCGCAAGGCGGCGGGCGAGTTTTTTGACGAGATTCTGAACCGTTTGGCGGCGGCGGCGACCGAGGCGAAGGCGGCGCGCACGCTCGCGCGGGAGATCGAACAGGGGGACTTCGGGACCGAAGATTTCCTGGGACTGCTCCGGGCCATGATCAACGCGATGTCGCGATTGCACCTCGGGACGTTGGATGGGTTCTTTTCCCGGCTCGTGCAGGCGTTTCCGCTCGAGCTGGGTCTCGGTGGTGAGTTCACGTTGCTGGAGGAAGCGACGGCCCGGCGGGAACGTCAGCGTGTGCTGGGCTTGATTTTTGGCGTCGGCGCGACGAGCGAGGCGGCGCGGGATGACTTTCTGGAGGCCTTCAAACGGGCGACCTACGGGGTGGAGGAGAAGGGGCTGCAGCGACGGCTGGACCGGTTTTTGGATGAGCACGGTGAAACTTATCTGGCGGCACCGAACGGCGACGCCTGGGGAAATCCGGCGCGAATCTGGCCGGAGGGTTGTCCGTGGTTGGATGAGTCCGAACCGATCGCGGCGGCGGCCGAGCGTTGTCGCGAGGCGTTGCCCTGGGCGGAGTTCAATGAAAAGCAACGCGCCCGGTGGGAGGACTTTTTCACGGCGCTGCAGGAGTGGGTGCCCGGGGCCGTGTTGCCGAAGCCGGTGGAATACCTGCTGAAGAATGCGTTGGCCGTGTGGGACGGCCTGTGGGCCGGCGATGCGGTCATGACCATCGAACGACGCAAGGTGTCGCTGGATCCGGCGACGGGTCGTGCGATTGCCGGGGTGATGCGAGCGATCGTGGCGGCGGAGTTCACTCGTAAATTCGAGATCACCCGGGGTATTCACGCGGTGTTGGCACTCTACGATCGCGTCTACGACGACCAAGTGAGACGCACGGGACAACTTACGTTTGCCGACGTGCAGCGACTGTTGCAGCCGGATGGTCCCGGCGCGATGGACGCGGAGCGGCGACTGTTGATCGATTGGCGGTTGGACGCGCGCTTCGATCACTGGTTGCTCGACGAATTCCAGGACACCAGCCGGCGGCAGTGGGCGATTCTGCGAAATCTCATCGATGAGGCGGTGCAGGACCCGGAAGGTCGGCGAAGCTTTTTTTACGTCGGTGACGTGAAGCAGGCGATCTACGCATGGCGCGGGGGTGATGCGCGTTTGTTTCGGGAAATATTCGACTACTACAATGAGGCGGCACCGGGCTCGATTGGGGAGCAACACCTGACGCAGTCCTGGCGTTCCGGACCGGCCGTGATCGCGATGGTCAATGCCGTCTGCGGTGAGGCGGATGCGTTGAGCGCGATGGTCCCGCCGGTCGTGGTGGAACGTTGGATACGCGATTGGCGGGCGCATGAATCGGCCCGACCCCAACTGGCGGGGTTCGCGGCGCTGCGGCAAGCGGACGACGAGGCGGGGCGCTTTGCGGAGACGTTGCGCATTCTGGGCGACATCGACCCGGCGGAGCGCGGCCTGACCGTGGCGGTGTTGGTGCAGAAAAACGATACGGGCGCACGCTTGGCGGAGTATCTGCGCGCCGAGGGGGGATTGGCGGCGATCGCGGAGAGCGACCTGCACATCGCTTTCGACAACCCGTTCACATGCGGGTTGCTTGCCCTGCTGCGCTGGGCGGCGTATCCGGCCGACAGCATGGCGCGGGAAGCGGTCGCGATGTCGCCGGTGGCCCGGGTGCTGGATGAG is from Synoicihabitans lomoniglobus and encodes:
- a CDS encoding PilW family protein, whose amino-acid sequence is MITITRSPDRNRQRGISLVEVMVGATIAAFVMTGVMTTFLFLGRSGANISNYAEMESEARVGLEYFAQDTRQASELTWNSANSVTLTVNGVAITYAHDAAAKTFTRQAGAGATTTMIDGILTFKFDGYMITGAQVDVSDLSTIAKRDAASDVTKQLQVYLKASRVTTTVSAATNTVLSARYILRNKRVSA
- a CDS encoding response regulator, with the translated sequence MSLIESPPRNSRILIVDDSVLVREGIRSVIQTHNSEDRLEVCGEAGSVAEAIEQALLLKPDLILLDIRLPDGTGFSACRTILKSLPSTRVIVLTSFSNDGFVYEAITSGVTGYLMKEIDPAGLMNAIHCVLSGKSILSPDITAGVMQRLRGEEPRAGDTSLKDLSAQEFRVLARVAEGKTNKQIGDELSLSDNTVKNYLGSVFDKLQVRRRSQAAAVFIQSQNQKERGADWT
- a CDS encoding PD-(D/E)XK nuclease family protein, whose amino-acid sequence is MSSLPDSATASPALTVLPWDQPVPRTVAKWLAEEVAWRGDEPLDLGDWVVVVPSRGAGRRLREALAVLAAASGQAVFPPRVMMPEALPATLAALPAIASRSEAQMAWVRVLLEARLSEYRAVIPLDPPRRDFNWAHALATRLQRVQGELGEEGLRMVDVAATPDFPETVRWQQLARLEGAFDDVLAGAGLTARAAAERRALSAVTLPPGCRRAAVLAAPDLLAVARRYLEALAMHVRVDVVVVGEPDEDGAARFDAWGRPRTDHWSPRPFALPAFDQQVRLEPDPSAQAQRIATIAAQAPEPDEWLTVTLADPAVAAPLQNELTNAGLPCFNPEGEPWARGPLYGLLGGWAELLAEPSVRAVGHLLHQPDLLKYWSASPVDFSAETLLKQWDRLRGEFLPTDLAAAQRQAARFPMLARALADLDRWRQRLLREPFGESAIAVLGEFYAGRAIASGSALADAAEHWVETVQTVDRAARLYDALTTAERWQWALRVFTEGARFGPKPAGALELGGWLELLWSDAPRLVLAGANDGCLPDAVSGDAFLPEALREMLGLRTNAERLARDAYLLAAAVASRPGPRDVEILVGKTTRAGEPLRPSSLLLLTRDADLPGRVRHLFRAAASRGANLPWRRAWRMDPRQAPPPVRVSVTALRDWMACPFRFYLKHVLRMEALDLAKVELDARDFGTLVHAALQAMGEDEALRDSADEAILSAGLLAKFDAEAQARFGENRSLPLVIQLESGRQRLRRAAALQAQIRTDGWRIEAVEHEFSIPIGPLQVRGKIDRIDRHDDGRVRVIDYKTSDAPAAPLDAHLGRVREADLARPEWLRWEWAGKEKRWVDLQLPLYCRALAADYGTELSCAYFNLSKAVGETDLSFWPEGDPALQAAAEACAEHIAAAIGAGEFWPPVEEMGWGDEDWATLFHHGVAASVADGWIQQGGAS
- the rpsT gene encoding 30S ribosomal protein S20, whose translation is MANTTSALKAARQTERNTARNKAVKTRLKTLRKKLNTAVEAGDKDAVKTAGSALASAMDRATKSGVVHRNASARTKSHVAKILAK
- a CDS encoding UvrD-helicase domain-containing protein, producing the protein MSDLGHLMILASAGAGKTYALTTRFVRLLALGAPPERIVALTFTRKAAGEFFDEILNRLAAAATEAKAARTLAREIEQGDFGTEDFLGLLRAMINAMSRLHLGTLDGFFSRLVQAFPLELGLGGEFTLLEEATARRERQRVLGLIFGVGATSEAARDDFLEAFKRATYGVEEKGLQRRLDRFLDEHGETYLAAPNGDAWGNPARIWPEGCPWLDESEPIAAAAERCREALPWAEFNEKQRARWEDFFTALQEWVPGAVLPKPVEYLLKNALAVWDGLWAGDAVMTIERRKVSLDPATGRAIAGVMRAIVAAEFTRKFEITRGIHAVLALYDRVYDDQVRRTGQLTFADVQRLLQPDGPGAMDAERRLLIDWRLDARFDHWLLDEFQDTSRRQWAILRNLIDEAVQDPEGRRSFFYVGDVKQAIYAWRGGDARLFREIFDYYNEAAPGSIGEQHLTQSWRSGPAVIAMVNAVCGEADALSAMVPPVVVERWIRDWRAHESARPQLAGFAALRQADDEAGRFAETLRILGDIDPAERGLTVAVLVQKNDTGARLAEYLRAEGGLAAIAESDLHIAFDNPFTCGLLALLRWAAYPADSMAREAVAMSPVARVLDELGWRDPSQVCTEVLAEIDAAGFAGMLFDWVRRMEPHIAADDHFSRLRGRQLIEAAEAFDENGGRDVAEFLDWMAAHTLREAEAPGVIRVMTVHKAKGLGFDVVVLPDLQGQSVDQRRKGLAVHRDAHHEVDWVLDLPTMQLAQNDSVFAEQIDAEKAESAYEALCKLYVALTRAKQALYVVMEPVGRSSSRNFPKLLTQALGETWQAGDPDWFRDLSTPEADVAVADESSRIEPPEQIERMVRRSPRTPAGGATVFLPGERWFAAKSSSRAAWGTTVHELLGTIEWLTAEELGDWVERMITAGRDAEAVRAVAELWKSAETRALFERPSTGETDVWRERAYEWADGATWTSGVFDRVVVERDDRGMARSLKVYDFKTDEVGQGSLDAQAEGYRPQLTQYAEAAARLAQVALSQVTVAVVFVRAGRVVELR